Proteins found in one Bacillus subtilis subsp. subtilis str. 168 genomic segment:
- the yclG gene encoding putative uronase (Evidence 3: Putative function from multiple computational evidences; Product type e: enzyme): MAEFILNAADFGVPRDGKTDSTERINQCLSTAVSKGYHTVWFPKGTYLIDATLGGDLNQRFRNAGIIVPGNLEIMMDPECIMKVIPNSSWGYSAFYVGKQENITISGGQIIGERDEHTYASAGIRSTHEWGFGICIEGCSNVVIDDVKISDFTGDGIIVSPRGLKTNQDYRTSEQIIIRRCEVRRSRRNNISITGCDMVTVEECLIEDAGTGNGTAPKFGIDIEGYGEGDVDYEEPINVSIRNNHFVGNVSSSVTNFNGYGILIEGNHSDNTISYGYGTQTVIKGNILRRPEDAAAAPRVGITGLGVSQGKETSDAVIAGNLITGFSTGIDVRGKSVLVTNNKISNFENTGILVYQSSDVKVDGNQIQNGLSETRRSIGLRAVLSDDIAFLNNCLIQVVDGVNVSGGNMIIKDNLLRKFSRGIWIAQGNAVIEGNTLNPDAFEAVPESYSVSVTNNAGAIIKNNTFKEFKNYPIYCSTSAKTSIIGNHLERSPLLVTIYISAGVHEIFDNTISVNRTAGNPIVIYLNGSAGSIISGNTINNLSAGTATAIQTNTSTNSKIIGNRIFKGTINKHSSDTIDGNMIV, translated from the coding sequence TTGGCTGAATTCATATTAAATGCAGCGGATTTCGGTGTTCCTAGAGATGGTAAAACGGATTCGACAGAACGGATTAATCAGTGCCTCAGTACAGCTGTTTCGAAAGGCTATCATACTGTCTGGTTTCCAAAGGGAACATATTTAATAGACGCAACGCTTGGCGGAGATCTTAATCAGAGGTTTCGAAACGCGGGGATCATTGTTCCCGGCAACCTTGAGATTATGATGGACCCCGAATGTATCATGAAAGTGATACCGAATAGTTCGTGGGGTTATTCCGCATTTTATGTAGGCAAGCAAGAGAATATAACTATTTCCGGAGGACAAATTATCGGCGAACGGGATGAGCATACGTATGCCTCGGCGGGGATAAGGTCAACCCATGAATGGGGCTTTGGCATATGTATTGAAGGATGCTCGAATGTTGTCATTGATGATGTGAAAATTTCCGATTTTACCGGCGATGGGATCATAGTCAGCCCAAGGGGATTAAAGACCAATCAAGATTATCGAACGTCAGAGCAAATTATCATCCGCCGCTGTGAGGTTCGGCGGTCGAGGAGAAATAACATTTCCATTACCGGATGTGACATGGTCACGGTGGAGGAATGCTTGATTGAAGATGCCGGAACGGGGAATGGAACAGCGCCGAAATTCGGAATTGACATTGAAGGATATGGCGAAGGTGACGTTGATTATGAGGAACCGATTAATGTATCAATTCGCAATAACCACTTTGTTGGAAACGTTTCAAGTTCTGTGACCAATTTTAACGGGTATGGCATTTTAATAGAAGGAAATCACTCAGACAATACAATCAGCTACGGATATGGGACGCAAACAGTGATCAAGGGCAATATTCTGAGACGCCCTGAAGACGCGGCGGCTGCGCCAAGAGTCGGGATAACCGGACTCGGTGTATCACAAGGAAAAGAGACCAGTGATGCAGTGATCGCTGGCAACCTCATTACCGGATTTTCAACTGGAATTGATGTCAGGGGAAAGAGCGTTCTTGTGACGAACAACAAAATCAGCAACTTTGAAAACACAGGGATATTGGTTTATCAGTCCTCCGACGTAAAGGTAGACGGAAACCAAATTCAAAACGGACTGTCTGAAACAAGGCGCAGCATCGGTCTTCGCGCAGTGCTGTCAGATGACATCGCATTTCTGAATAACTGTCTCATTCAAGTCGTTGACGGTGTGAACGTTTCCGGCGGAAATATGATCATTAAAGATAATCTCCTGAGAAAATTCAGCCGGGGCATTTGGATTGCTCAAGGGAACGCGGTGATTGAAGGGAATACACTGAATCCTGACGCGTTTGAAGCAGTGCCGGAATCATATTCTGTTTCCGTCACAAACAATGCCGGCGCCATCATCAAAAACAATACATTTAAAGAGTTCAAAAATTACCCCATTTATTGCTCCACAAGTGCAAAAACCTCAATTATCGGCAACCACTTAGAGCGATCCCCGCTTTTGGTCACCATCTATATCAGCGCAGGTGTGCATGAGATTTTTGATAATACCATTTCAGTCAACAGAACAGCCGGGAATCCGATTGTGATTTATCTCAATGGCTCTGCAGGCTCTATCATCTCTGGAAACACCATCAATAACCTCTCCGCGGGCACTGCGACAGCTATTCAAACAAACACGTCAACCAATTCCAAAATCATCGGCAACCGCATTTTTAAAGGGACCATCAACAAACACAGCAGTGATACAATAGACGGCAATATGATTGTCTGA
- the yczF gene encoding hypothetical protein (Evidence 4: Unknown function but conserved in other organisms), producing the protein MKILGVTGFILICLLAISVLMDMLQGFSLTKAVYNNMSSFKMTTFAEWVVLLFFVLVLVREMYVIYKSKKKNP; encoded by the coding sequence ATGAAGATATTGGGCGTGACCGGATTCATATTAATTTGTTTATTAGCTATTTCTGTGTTGATGGACATGCTTCAAGGGTTCAGTTTAACAAAAGCCGTTTATAACAATATGTCCAGCTTTAAGATGACAACATTTGCGGAATGGGTCGTGCTTTTATTTTTTGTGTTAGTACTTGTGAGAGAAATGTACGTGATCTATAAATCGAAAAAAAAGAACCCCTAA
- the gerKA gene encoding spore germination receptor subunit (Evidence 1a: Function from experimental evidences in the studied strain; PubMedId: 10762253, 16707705, 16740944; Product type cp: cell process) has translation MPLFSKRKNNTDSKDKQNTDERNQEQQQEKERPVLISPSLAKNIAETKKEVGSSSDVIIREIKIGEQDHVHLAVIYISGLVDNNTIHESLIDPLVQDESIQNTHAIQQILEKTLPLGGVKAEKSWDKLFSELMLGNALIFADGHDEALICSTQGGEQRSIQEPSTQVSFRGPRQGFTESLQTNISMIRRYIKNPNLWVEKMKKGSVTNTDIALMYIQGICDEKVLKEVKQRLEKIDIDSILESGYIEQLIEDETFTTFPTMYHTERPDVVAGNLLEGRFAIIVDGTPFVLIAPALFVQFFQSVEDYYSRFDIATSIRILRVLVFFISLVAPAVYVAATTFHQEMIPTQLLVVIAAQREIVPFPAVVEALTMEVAFEILREAGVRLPRVVGSAVSIVGALVIGQAAVQAGIVSPAMVIIVALTAIASFATPAFAMAISARLIRFIFIIASAVMGFYGLILGIIMMFVHLCSLRSFGVPYMSPLAPFSSQGVKDALFRVPWWADEKRPESVSKEDKVRQGKDQRPEPAASRGMVNKDLEEGDQNGT, from the coding sequence ATGCCTTTATTTTCTAAGCGAAAGAACAATACCGATTCAAAAGACAAGCAGAATACAGACGAAAGGAATCAGGAACAGCAGCAAGAAAAAGAAAGGCCGGTTCTCATTTCTCCAAGTTTAGCAAAGAATATAGCGGAAACGAAAAAGGAAGTCGGAAGCAGCTCTGACGTCATCATTCGCGAGATTAAAATCGGGGAGCAGGATCATGTCCACCTAGCTGTTATCTATATTTCTGGGCTGGTCGATAATAACACGATCCATGAGTCGTTAATTGACCCATTGGTACAGGATGAGTCTATCCAGAATACTCATGCGATCCAGCAAATTCTTGAAAAAACGCTCCCGCTGGGCGGGGTGAAAGCGGAAAAGAGCTGGGACAAGCTTTTTTCCGAGTTAATGCTTGGCAATGCGCTCATTTTTGCTGATGGCCATGATGAAGCTTTGATTTGCAGCACTCAAGGGGGAGAGCAGCGCTCCATCCAAGAGCCGAGCACCCAGGTGTCATTCCGCGGCCCGCGCCAAGGGTTTACAGAGTCTCTGCAAACCAATATTTCCATGATCCGGCGATACATTAAAAATCCGAATTTATGGGTTGAAAAAATGAAAAAAGGTTCTGTTACGAATACGGATATCGCTCTCATGTACATTCAAGGAATATGTGATGAAAAGGTGCTGAAGGAAGTGAAACAGCGCCTGGAAAAAATAGATATTGACAGTATTTTGGAATCTGGATATATTGAGCAGCTGATTGAAGATGAAACCTTTACGACGTTTCCGACTATGTATCATACAGAACGCCCTGATGTTGTAGCGGGTAATCTGTTAGAAGGAAGATTCGCGATTATTGTGGACGGAACACCGTTTGTGCTTATTGCCCCAGCCTTATTTGTCCAGTTTTTTCAGTCTGTTGAGGATTATTATTCGCGTTTTGACATTGCGACAAGCATAAGAATTCTTCGTGTTTTAGTCTTTTTCATTTCGCTTGTGGCACCAGCTGTATACGTGGCAGCCACGACGTTTCATCAAGAAATGATACCGACTCAGCTGTTAGTGGTCATTGCGGCCCAGCGGGAAATTGTCCCGTTTCCGGCTGTTGTGGAGGCGCTGACGATGGAGGTTGCTTTTGAGATTCTGAGGGAAGCGGGAGTCAGGCTGCCCCGGGTTGTCGGCTCGGCAGTGTCAATCGTAGGCGCGCTCGTAATCGGCCAGGCTGCCGTACAGGCTGGTATCGTCTCTCCGGCAATGGTGATTATCGTGGCACTCACCGCGATTGCGAGCTTCGCAACACCGGCGTTTGCAATGGCGATTTCAGCCCGGCTTATTCGGTTTATCTTTATTATTGCCTCAGCTGTTATGGGTTTTTACGGGCTGATTTTAGGGATCATTATGATGTTTGTCCACTTATGCAGTCTTCGTTCATTCGGCGTTCCATATATGTCGCCGCTTGCACCTTTTTCTTCACAAGGCGTAAAGGACGCGCTTTTCCGGGTTCCGTGGTGGGCCGATGAAAAAAGGCCGGAATCGGTCAGCAAGGAAGATAAGGTGCGGCAGGGGAAAGATCAACGCCCAGAGCCGGCCGCTTCACGAGGAATGGTGAACAAAGATTTGGAAGAAGGGGATCAGAATGGTACGTAA
- the gerKC gene encoding spore germination receptor subunit (Evidence 1a: Function from experimental evidences in the studied strain; PubMedId: 10762253, 16707705, 16740944, 19363077; Product type cp: cell process), with the protein MVRKCLLAVLMLLSVIVLPGCWDKRELTDLAIISAIGIDRTNDSNYVLHLQIINPGNVAGGLQGGGAGDRPPVSVYSIEGNNITEALRKASMKVSRRLYFAHTNLVVINEKLAKEEGLDFVLDNLDRDTEFRTTATFVVAHKTKAENIVKILTPIDKIPSNKVNKTLDFTEAQYGRVVKINIQDVLKTLAANTMAPVIPGYMMIGDDKKGVSMENTQATDPKAILQADGLAVFDKAGYLKYWLEDDESVGAVWLMNKIQHTFINADWGKTKDAVSLQVTHQDTKLVPKMRNGRPYIHVKVSVEGIIDAVKYPFQLSDPKVLAAIEKALNKELEKEISHTVKKIKKNKIDFIGFGDTIYRKYPEQWEKMKDTWDKEYLPELPIDVKAETYIRRTGLRNNPIKHQFKDD; encoded by the coding sequence ATGGTACGTAAATGTCTATTAGCCGTTCTCATGCTTTTGAGCGTCATTGTGCTGCCCGGCTGCTGGGATAAGCGGGAGCTGACGGATCTTGCGATTATCTCGGCGATTGGCATCGATCGGACAAACGACAGCAACTACGTGCTGCATCTTCAAATTATCAATCCAGGAAATGTTGCCGGCGGCCTTCAGGGAGGCGGTGCTGGAGACAGGCCGCCTGTATCTGTCTATTCGATTGAAGGTAACAATATAACGGAAGCACTCAGAAAAGCCTCCATGAAGGTATCACGGCGGCTTTATTTTGCCCATACCAATCTAGTCGTGATCAATGAAAAGCTGGCAAAAGAAGAAGGTTTGGATTTTGTATTAGATAATCTTGACCGGGACACAGAATTCAGGACAACAGCAACATTCGTCGTTGCCCATAAAACAAAAGCAGAAAATATTGTGAAAATCTTGACGCCGATTGATAAAATTCCGTCAAATAAAGTCAATAAAACACTCGATTTCACGGAGGCACAATACGGGCGGGTGGTCAAAATCAATATTCAGGACGTTTTGAAAACACTTGCCGCCAACACTATGGCACCGGTCATCCCCGGATATATGATGATTGGTGACGATAAAAAAGGAGTCAGCATGGAAAACACGCAGGCGACTGACCCGAAAGCCATTCTTCAGGCAGATGGTTTGGCGGTTTTTGATAAGGCAGGATATTTAAAGTATTGGCTGGAAGATGATGAAAGCGTGGGGGCAGTCTGGCTTATGAATAAGATCCAGCATACGTTTATTAATGCTGACTGGGGCAAGACGAAGGATGCGGTCAGCTTGCAGGTTACCCATCAAGATACAAAGCTGGTACCGAAAATGCGGAACGGACGCCCGTACATCCATGTGAAAGTGTCGGTTGAAGGTATTATAGATGCTGTCAAATACCCTTTCCAATTGTCTGATCCCAAGGTGCTGGCCGCTATTGAAAAAGCGCTCAACAAAGAGCTTGAAAAGGAAATCAGCCATACTGTGAAAAAGATTAAGAAGAATAAAATAGATTTTATCGGTTTTGGTGACACGATATATAGAAAGTATCCGGAGCAGTGGGAGAAAATGAAGGACACTTGGGACAAAGAATATTTGCCGGAACTGCCCATCGATGTGAAGGCCGAGACGTATATCAGAAGGACGGGATTGCGAAACAATCCGATCAAACACCAGTTTAAAGATGATTAG
- the gerKB gene encoding spore germination receptor subunit (Evidence 1a: Function from experimental evidences in the studied strain; PubMedId: 10762253, 15849754, 16707705, 16740944, 16850406, 19363077; Product type cp : cell process), producing the protein MEKARISIRQLFVMIIIFELGSSLLITPGSMAGRDAWIAVLLGCAIGLFLFYLYQGIYQCYPNSSPKEYMDDMLGTKLSWLFSFLYILYFAYIAARVLRDFGEMLLTFAYHDTPIIIVNALLMVVSIYAVRKGIEVLARAAELLFGAMYLLGAIGLVLIIVSGTIDPHNLKPVLANGISPVLHSVFTQTMYVPFGEVVLFVMIFPNLNDRKDVKKMGMIAMAISGLIVALTVAINISVLDVDLTLRSQFPLLSTIQTIKVEEFLDRLDVFFMLALIIGGFFKVSLYLYATVVGTSTLFKEKNPSQLAYPMGLGILILSITIATNFSEHLNEGLNVVPLYIHLPFQLLFPLFLFIVAVWKKKRREKSKGEEAKK; encoded by the coding sequence ATGGAAAAAGCCAGAATAAGCATAAGGCAGTTGTTTGTCATGATTATCATTTTTGAACTGGGCAGCTCCTTATTGATTACACCGGGATCAATGGCGGGCAGGGATGCTTGGATAGCAGTTTTATTAGGCTGTGCGATCGGACTGTTTCTTTTCTATTTGTATCAAGGCATTTATCAATGTTATCCGAATTCTTCTCCGAAAGAATATATGGATGATATGCTGGGAACCAAGCTGAGCTGGCTGTTTTCATTTCTCTATATCTTGTACTTTGCCTATATTGCCGCAAGGGTGCTGCGTGACTTTGGAGAAATGCTGCTGACGTTTGCTTATCATGATACACCTATCATTATTGTAAATGCTTTATTAATGGTAGTAAGCATATATGCCGTAAGAAAAGGAATTGAAGTACTCGCACGCGCGGCCGAACTTCTTTTCGGGGCCATGTATTTACTGGGCGCGATCGGCCTTGTGCTGATTATTGTCTCAGGGACTATAGACCCGCACAATTTAAAGCCGGTTTTGGCAAACGGCATTTCTCCTGTCCTTCACTCTGTTTTCACACAGACCATGTACGTTCCATTTGGTGAAGTTGTTTTATTTGTGATGATTTTCCCTAACCTGAATGACAGAAAAGATGTGAAAAAAATGGGGATGATCGCCATGGCTATTAGCGGATTGATTGTGGCGCTCACCGTGGCGATTAATATTAGCGTGCTTGATGTTGATCTTACACTCAGATCCCAGTTTCCGCTTTTAAGCACGATCCAGACAATCAAGGTCGAAGAATTTTTAGACCGGCTCGATGTCTTTTTTATGCTGGCGCTGATCATCGGCGGCTTCTTTAAGGTCAGCCTCTACTTATATGCCACTGTGGTTGGGACATCTACGCTCTTTAAGGAAAAGAACCCCTCTCAATTGGCTTATCCGATGGGATTGGGCATCTTAATCCTTTCTATAACGATCGCGACTAACTTTTCGGAGCACTTGAATGAAGGCCTGAACGTGGTGCCGCTGTATATTCATTTGCCTTTTCAATTATTGTTTCCGCTCTTTCTGTTTATTGTGGCCGTTTGGAAAAAGAAACGAAGAGAGAAGTCAAAAGGGGAGGAAGCAAAAAAATGA
- the yclH gene encoding putative ABC transporter (ATPase component) (Evidence 3: Putative function from multiple computational evidences; Product type t: transporter), which yields MSLLQFQQVGYWYKNKSQPLFQDINISFQKGKFYTIVGTSGTGKTTFLSLAGGLDAPKEGNILYDGKAVSKIGLTNFRNQYVSIVFQAYNLLPYMTALQNVTTAMEITGSKEKNKESYALDMLQKVGINEKQARQKVLTLSGGQQQRVSITRAFCCDTDLIVADEPTGNLDEDTSKEIVRLFQDLAHKEDKCVIMVTHDEQIAKVSDINIRLSRGSFTVKENVAVV from the coding sequence ATGAGCTTATTACAATTTCAACAAGTCGGCTACTGGTATAAAAACAAAAGCCAGCCATTGTTTCAGGATATTAACATCAGCTTTCAAAAAGGAAAATTCTACACAATCGTCGGAACATCAGGGACGGGGAAAACCACTTTCCTGTCTCTGGCAGGCGGACTTGACGCACCAAAAGAAGGAAACATCCTTTACGACGGAAAAGCGGTTTCTAAAATCGGCTTAACCAATTTCAGAAATCAATATGTATCAATCGTCTTTCAGGCGTACAACCTGCTCCCGTATATGACGGCTTTGCAGAACGTCACAACCGCTATGGAAATCACAGGTTCTAAAGAAAAGAACAAAGAATCATATGCGCTTGACATGCTGCAGAAGGTTGGCATCAACGAAAAACAAGCCCGGCAAAAAGTGCTCACACTGAGCGGCGGACAGCAGCAGCGGGTATCAATTACAAGGGCTTTCTGCTGTGACACGGATCTTATCGTAGCCGATGAACCGACCGGAAACCTTGATGAGGACACATCAAAAGAGATCGTACGGCTCTTTCAGGATCTGGCGCACAAGGAAGATAAATGCGTCATTATGGTGACGCACGATGAACAAATTGCAAAAGTGTCAGACATCAATATCAGACTTTCAAGAGGAAGTTTTACTGTGAAGGAAAACGTCGCAGTCGTATAA
- the yclI gene encoding putative transporter (Evidence 3: Putative function from multiple computational evidences; Product type t: transporter) — MNFIKRAFWNMKAKKGKTLLQLFVFTVICVFVLSGLAIQSAAQKSSELARQELGGSVTLQVDRQKQMEKQQDSGEKRSFESTPIKVSDANKLAALDHVKSYNYTTSASANAGNFDAIESSSSSDSSSSSSSSNAKNSQGGGQGGPQMVQADLSIEGVISTALVDDFSDGDSKITDGRAITKSDVGKKVTVINETLAEENDLSVGDSITIESATDEDTTVKLKIVGIYKTTSSGDDQAQNFSFLNPYNKLYTPYTATAALKGDDYKNTIDSAVYYMDDAKNMDTFVKAAKKTSIDFDTYTLNTNDQLYQQMVGPIENVASFSKNVVYLVSVAGAVILGLIVMMSIRERKYEMGVLMAIGEKRWKLIGQFLTEILIVAVIAIGLASVTGNLVANQLGNQLLSQQISSSTDSTQTASGQMPGGGGGMGGKMFGHSSSNVDVIDSLNVAVSMNDMLILGGIGILIAIIATLLPSISVLRLHPKTILTKQE; from the coding sequence ATGAACTTTATCAAACGGGCCTTTTGGAATATGAAGGCTAAAAAGGGAAAAACGTTATTGCAATTATTTGTGTTTACAGTCATATGTGTCTTTGTTCTATCAGGCCTCGCCATCCAGTCGGCAGCACAAAAGTCAAGCGAACTGGCCAGACAGGAACTCGGTGGAAGCGTGACACTTCAGGTTGACCGCCAAAAGCAAATGGAAAAACAGCAGGACAGCGGTGAAAAGCGCAGCTTCGAATCCACACCGATCAAAGTGTCTGATGCGAATAAGCTTGCAGCGCTTGATCATGTGAAGAGCTACAATTACACCACATCAGCTTCAGCCAACGCGGGAAACTTTGATGCGATTGAAAGCTCTAGTTCAAGTGATTCCAGCTCCAGCAGTTCAAGCTCAAACGCTAAAAACAGTCAAGGCGGAGGACAAGGCGGACCGCAAATGGTTCAAGCTGATCTTTCTATTGAAGGTGTCATCAGCACAGCGTTAGTCGATGATTTCTCTGACGGAGATTCAAAAATCACAGACGGACGCGCGATTACAAAATCAGATGTCGGCAAAAAAGTAACAGTGATCAACGAAACATTAGCGGAAGAAAATGATTTAAGCGTTGGCGATTCGATCACAATTGAATCAGCAACGGATGAGGATACAACAGTAAAACTGAAGATCGTCGGTATTTATAAAACAACATCTTCAGGTGATGACCAAGCCCAAAATTTCTCTTTCTTAAATCCTTATAACAAGCTTTATACGCCTTACACAGCAACAGCGGCATTGAAAGGCGACGACTATAAAAATACGATTGACTCAGCTGTTTACTATATGGACGACGCGAAAAATATGGATACTTTCGTAAAAGCAGCGAAGAAAACATCAATTGACTTTGATACGTACACACTGAATACAAACGATCAGCTTTACCAGCAAATGGTCGGACCGATTGAAAATGTGGCTTCTTTCTCTAAAAACGTGGTGTATCTTGTATCAGTGGCAGGCGCCGTCATTCTTGGCCTGATTGTCATGATGTCAATCAGGGAGCGCAAATACGAAATGGGCGTGTTAATGGCCATCGGTGAAAAACGATGGAAATTGATTGGACAGTTCTTGACTGAGATTCTGATTGTGGCCGTTATCGCTATCGGCCTTGCATCTGTGACGGGAAATCTCGTCGCGAATCAGCTTGGAAATCAGCTTTTATCCCAGCAAATCAGTTCATCAACCGATTCAACGCAAACCGCAAGCGGACAAATGCCCGGCGGCGGTGGCGGCATGGGCGGCAAAATGTTCGGCCACAGTTCATCCAACGTGGACGTTATCGATTCACTGAACGTCGCGGTTTCTATGAACGACATGCTTATACTTGGCGGGATCGGCATCCTAATCGCAATCATTGCAACATTGCTGCCGTCAATTTCAGTACTGCGGCTTCATCCGAAAACGATATTGACAAAACAGGAATAG